A genome region from Thermococcus onnurineus NA1 includes the following:
- a CDS encoding SUF-like minimal system protein SmsB, which produces MSEITIQEAKEIIAQEIENLARRNKEPEWMTRIRYKGLEAFEKAPHNDPVISKDELLRFIAKPEIEGLPEHIESLDDLPPEMKALLDRLGISEVEQKYIAGLAVQTDTGIIYNQFLQEWAKKGLIVLPMEEAVKKYPDVVKRHFLQMFSVNESKMAAYHTAVWNGGIFLYVKEGLKVPFPLHLFFLIQESALAQAPHIIIIAERNTEFHLIEGCTAPVLVRHSLHLDMTEAYIHDGAKVQLTVLQNWPEYVHTRPMTRARIGKNARFINTTVGLGTGRSNIANPKYWVEENGYVELNGIILGQKDWYVDLGGEMYLQGREAAGINASKAVIMDESTVITRGKIVAEAPRTKGHISCDALLMSDKAVMETYPGLVSRVDDAELSHEAAIGKIREEELFYLMSRGLSEEKATQLIVKGFLEPMLKDIPMEFLVEIRKIIELAVSGGM; this is translated from the coding sequence ATGAGTGAGATAACCATTCAGGAGGCCAAGGAGATCATAGCGCAGGAGATAGAGAACCTCGCGAGGCGAAACAAAGAGCCAGAATGGATGACGCGCATAAGGTACAAAGGCTTAGAAGCCTTCGAGAAGGCTCCTCACAATGATCCGGTCATTAGCAAGGACGAACTGCTGAGGTTCATAGCCAAGCCCGAGATAGAAGGCCTTCCAGAGCACATAGAGAGCCTCGATGACCTCCCACCGGAAATGAAGGCACTCCTAGACAGGCTCGGCATAAGCGAGGTCGAGCAGAAGTACATCGCTGGACTTGCCGTTCAGACGGACACGGGCATAATCTACAACCAGTTCCTCCAGGAGTGGGCTAAAAAGGGCCTAATTGTTCTTCCTATGGAGGAGGCCGTGAAGAAGTACCCTGACGTTGTAAAGAGGCACTTCCTCCAGATGTTTAGCGTTAATGAGAGCAAGATGGCTGCTTACCATACGGCAGTGTGGAACGGGGGCATTTTCCTATATGTCAAGGAAGGTCTGAAGGTTCCATTCCCGCTTCACCTGTTTTTCCTCATCCAGGAGAGCGCCCTCGCTCAGGCGCCGCACATCATAATCATCGCTGAGAGGAACACCGAGTTCCATCTTATAGAGGGCTGTACTGCACCGGTTCTGGTTAGGCACTCTCTCCACCTTGACATGACTGAGGCTTACATACACGATGGGGCAAAGGTACAGCTCACGGTCCTCCAGAACTGGCCTGAGTACGTTCACACGAGGCCGATGACACGGGCCAGAATCGGCAAGAACGCCCGTTTCATCAACACAACCGTTGGCCTCGGCACCGGCAGGAGCAATATAGCGAACCCCAAGTACTGGGTTGAGGAGAACGGTTACGTCGAGCTCAATGGGATCATTCTCGGTCAAAAGGACTGGTATGTTGATCTTGGCGGCGAGATGTACCTCCAGGGGAGGGAAGCCGCTGGAATAAATGCGAGCAAGGCAGTCATAATGGACGAGAGCACTGTCATAACAAGAGGAAAGATAGTGGCCGAAGCGCCAAGAACCAAGGGGCACATAAGCTGCGACGCCTTGCTGATGAGTGACAAAGCTGTGATGGAGACATATCCGGGCCTGGTCAGCAGGGTTGACGACGCCGAGCTGAGCCACGAAGCCGCTATAGGCAAAATCCGTGAAGAGGAGCTCTTCTACCTTATGAGCCGTGGCTTGAGCGAGGAGAAGGCTACTCAGCTCATAGTCAAGGGCTTCCTCGAGCCGATGCTCAAGGACATACCAATGGAGTTCCTCGTGGAGATACGGAAGATAATTGAACTTGCCGTCAGTGGCGGGATGTAA
- a CDS encoding hydrogenase maturation protease: METLILALGNELMKDDGVGLKVGRLLAEKGYNVLEVGTDIFMLQSHYSGEERLIIIDAILSEKFKPGEIIHVSGGEVFEKLKAEIRSAHFMGAIDGLKLLMALDERLANVEIHFIGIVAKEINLGMELTEEVREALPKAVELVEELVKK, translated from the coding sequence ATGGAGACCCTAATCCTCGCCCTCGGCAACGAACTTATGAAGGATGATGGTGTCGGCCTGAAAGTCGGCAGGCTTTTGGCGGAAAAAGGTTACAACGTTCTAGAAGTTGGCACAGACATATTCATGCTCCAGAGCCATTACAGTGGAGAGGAAAGGCTCATAATCATCGACGCCATACTTAGCGAAAAGTTCAAGCCGGGAGAAATAATCCACGTGAGCGGCGGTGAAGTTTTCGAGAAGCTGAAAGCTGAAATTAGGAGTGCGCACTTCATGGGGGCAATAGACGGGCTCAAACTCCTCATGGCACTCGATGAAAGGCTTGCCAACGTTGAAATCCACTTCATTGGTATTGTTGCTAAGGAAATCAACCTGGGTATGGAACTGACCGAGGAAGTTAGGGAAGCCCTTCCGAAGGCTGTTGAGCTCGTTGAAGAATTAGTCAAAAAATAA
- the hydA gene encoding NADPH-dependent hydrogenase/sulfhydrogenase 1 subunit alpha: MKNLYLPITVDHIARVEGKGGVEIVVGDDGVKEVKLNIIEGPRFFEAITIGKKLDEALAVYPRICSFCSAAHKLTAVEAAEKAVGFEVREEIQALREVLYIGDMIESHALHLYLLVLPDYMGYSNPLKMLDKYKKEINIALDLKNLGSWMMDELGARAIHQENVVMGGFGKLPDKTTLEKMKKRLQEALPLAEYTFELFSKLEQYEEVEGPIIHMAVRPRGDVYGIYGDAISVSDGFEFPSEGYKKHMVERVVEHSFAKHSFYNGEKPFMTGAISRVVNHADKLYGRAKELYESHKDLLRPTNPFANNLAQALELVYFMERGIDLIDEALAKWPIRPRDEVDVKDGFGVSTTEAPRGILVYALEVKDGRVAYADIITPTAFNLAMMEVHVRMMAEKHYNDDPERLKLLAEMVVRAYDPCISCSVHVARL, encoded by the coding sequence ATGAAGAACCTCTACCTTCCAATCACCGTTGATCACATAGCGCGTGTAGAGGGCAAGGGCGGCGTTGAAATAGTCGTTGGTGATGACGGGGTCAAGGAGGTCAAGCTCAACATCATTGAGGGTCCGAGGTTCTTTGAGGCGATAACCATAGGCAAGAAGCTCGACGAGGCTTTGGCCGTTTATCCTAGGATATGCTCCTTCTGTTCAGCAGCCCACAAGCTCACTGCCGTCGAGGCGGCTGAAAAGGCAGTTGGCTTTGAGGTACGCGAGGAGATACAGGCCCTCAGGGAGGTTCTCTACATTGGAGACATGATAGAGAGCCACGCGCTCCACCTCTACCTCCTCGTCCTGCCAGATTACATGGGCTACTCCAACCCGCTCAAAATGCTTGACAAGTACAAGAAAGAGATCAACATTGCCCTTGACCTTAAGAACCTCGGAAGCTGGATGATGGACGAGCTTGGTGCAAGGGCCATCCACCAGGAAAACGTCGTCATGGGTGGTTTTGGCAAGCTCCCCGACAAGACTACGCTGGAGAAGATGAAGAAGAGGCTCCAGGAGGCCCTTCCACTTGCAGAATACACCTTCGAGCTGTTCTCCAAGCTTGAGCAGTACGAGGAAGTCGAGGGGCCGATAATCCATATGGCCGTCAGGCCGAGGGGAGACGTCTACGGCATATACGGCGACGCCATAAGCGTCAGCGACGGTTTCGAGTTCCCGAGCGAGGGCTACAAGAAGCACATGGTTGAGCGCGTTGTGGAGCACAGCTTCGCCAAGCACAGCTTCTACAACGGGGAGAAGCCCTTCATGACGGGAGCCATATCGCGCGTTGTCAACCATGCTGATAAGCTCTACGGAAGGGCAAAGGAGCTCTACGAGAGCCACAAGGACTTACTCAGGCCAACCAACCCCTTCGCCAACAACCTCGCCCAGGCGCTTGAGTTAGTGTACTTCATGGAGAGGGGCATCGACCTTATCGACGAGGCCCTCGCTAAATGGCCGATAAGGCCGAGGGACGAGGTAGATGTAAAGGACGGCTTCGGTGTCAGCACCACCGAGGCACCGCGTGGAATCCTCGTCTACGCCCTAGAAGTCAAGGACGGAAGAGTAGCTTACGCGGATATCATAACGCCCACAGCCTTCAATCTCGCCATGATGGAGGTTCATGTACGCATGATGGCTGAGAAGCACTACAACGACGATCCTGAGAGGCTGAAGCTCCTTGCTGAGATGGTCGTCAGGGCCTACGACCCGTGCATCTCCTGTTCGGTGCACGTGGCGAGGCTTTAG
- the hydD gene encoding NADPH-dependent hydrogenase/sulfhydrogenase 1 subunit delta: protein MEGKVRIGFYALTSCYGCQLRFAMMDEILQLLPNAEIVCWYMLDRDSSEDEPVDIAFIEGSVSTEEEVELVKKIRENAKIVVAVGACATQGGVQSWEKDKSLEELWKAVYGDGKVKFEPKMAEPLENYIKVDYRIYGCPPEKKDFIYAIGTFLVGSWPEDIDYPVCLECRLKGNTCILIEKGEPCLGPITRAGCDARCPSYGIACIGCRGAIGYDVAWFDSLARTFKEKGLTKEEILERMKIFNAHNPKLEEMVDKVFQFQGVKE from the coding sequence ATGGAGGGGAAGGTTCGTATAGGGTTTTACGCTCTCACCTCATGCTACGGCTGTCAGCTCCGGTTCGCCATGATGGACGAGATACTTCAGCTGCTCCCGAACGCTGAAATCGTCTGCTGGTACATGCTTGACCGTGACAGCAGTGAAGATGAGCCCGTCGATATAGCCTTCATCGAAGGAAGCGTTTCAACAGAGGAAGAGGTTGAACTCGTCAAGAAGATACGCGAGAACGCCAAGATAGTCGTTGCAGTTGGGGCGTGTGCAACCCAGGGTGGGGTTCAGAGCTGGGAGAAGGATAAGAGCCTCGAAGAGCTATGGAAGGCCGTTTACGGCGATGGGAAGGTTAAGTTCGAGCCGAAGATGGCCGAACCCCTCGAAAACTACATCAAAGTTGACTACCGCATCTACGGTTGCCCACCTGAGAAGAAGGACTTCATCTATGCCATAGGTACCTTCCTCGTTGGTTCTTGGCCAGAGGACATCGATTACCCGGTCTGTCTTGAGTGCAGACTGAAGGGTAACACATGCATTCTCATCGAGAAGGGCGAGCCGTGCCTTGGCCCGATAACGAGAGCGGGCTGTGACGCAAGATGCCCGAGCTACGGAATAGCATGCATAGGATGTAGAGGGGCGATAGGCTACGACGTTGCATGGTTCGACTCACTTGCCAGGACGTTCAAGGAAAAGGGCCTCACCAAGGAAGAAATCCTCGAAAGAATGAAGATTTTCAACGCACACAATCCAAAGCTGGAGGAGATGGTCGATAAGGTCTTTCAGTTTCAGGGGGTGAAAGAATGA